Proteins from one Bacteroides zhangwenhongii genomic window:
- a CDS encoding helix-turn-helix domain-containing protein: protein MKIIVISSRAYNELVGRIEKIEAAIASLPEKGRAWNKEYINDEWMDGEQVCRYLGISGRTLQRLRSDHVITYSAINRKLYYSLTEIRRVLKERSVRRKNRPKE from the coding sequence ATGAAAATCATAGTGATCAGTTCGCGAGCCTATAACGAGCTTGTCGGGCGTATAGAGAAAATAGAGGCTGCAATCGCCTCTCTCCCTGAAAAGGGGCGTGCATGGAATAAGGAGTATATAAACGACGAATGGATGGACGGCGAGCAGGTCTGCCGTTACCTGGGCATCAGCGGGCGTACCCTTCAACGCCTCCGCTCGGATCACGTGATCACCTATTCGGCCATCAACCGGAAGCTGTATTATTCCCTCACGGAAATCCGCCGTGTGCTGAAGGAGCGTTCCGTGCGGCGCAAAAACCGACCAAAGGAGTAG
- a CDS encoding RagB/SusD family nutrient uptake outer membrane protein, translating into MKRAMRDILLLVVLLVQTSCIDNLLDYPATTKISADTFWETTEDAEKGVNAVYNAMRNAFGLFYRLDCYPNADLVYFQNANSQSITSDYWNKCYASVNRANNAIMQLRRMQGEAVTDKELNLLRRYEGEVRFIRALHYALMIDLYGDIQYLDHVPTQEEAYSIARTPIAQVKDLIFADYDYAISVLPVSYESSEDQGRATKIAAYAFKGKLELFWASWKKNGRPEVDNFQQSESEAKEYYEKAIGNFKEVMKPAYNLQLFKDGAPGEYVNPNYLQLFTLENEKCSEVIFSLQYGGPNIGQGEEFVKIFGNRSVLNGWANMQPTNYLVNLYQSTKTGDYVDPIILNKNQNLANGSANPKTYEGRDYRMRSTIVWNGQKMRTITPDGMTIGDSLAFMFGNKNGYLDYNDSRTGYMFRKFVRQYAGYSRSNGPQDFYLMRLPDVWLMYCEAMNELHGPSDELYNLIDKIRGRGKLPALDRNKFKTKDTFFDAIKQERAIEFVAEGQRFFDLRRWRLAETVWDYPNGRELRSTLNDFIQDQYKNATDRTFPRYYIYNIPEDERVLNPNLTQNKPWL; encoded by the coding sequence ATGAAAAGAGCTATGAGAGATATATTATTGCTGGTTGTCTTGTTGGTACAGACAAGCTGCATTGATAATCTGCTGGATTATCCGGCTACTACCAAGATCAGTGCAGATACATTTTGGGAGACTACCGAGGATGCGGAGAAAGGGGTAAATGCCGTTTATAATGCCATGCGTAATGCATTTGGATTATTTTATAGACTGGATTGTTATCCGAATGCTGACCTGGTTTATTTTCAAAATGCAAATAGCCAGTCAATCACTTCTGATTATTGGAATAAATGCTATGCTTCTGTCAACCGGGCTAATAATGCTATCATGCAATTACGCAGAATGCAGGGAGAAGCTGTGACTGATAAAGAACTTAATCTTTTGAGACGTTATGAAGGAGAAGTCCGCTTTATCCGTGCCCTTCATTATGCATTGATGATTGATTTGTATGGTGATATACAATATTTGGACCATGTGCCTACACAAGAAGAAGCCTATTCTATTGCTAGAACGCCTATTGCGCAGGTGAAAGATTTGATTTTCGCAGACTATGACTATGCTATATCGGTACTTCCGGTTTCGTATGAATCGAGTGAAGACCAGGGGCGGGCAACCAAAATAGCTGCTTATGCTTTCAAGGGGAAGTTAGAACTGTTTTGGGCTAGCTGGAAAAAGAACGGGCGTCCGGAAGTCGACAATTTCCAGCAAAGTGAGTCGGAAGCCAAAGAATATTATGAAAAGGCTATCGGTAATTTCAAGGAGGTAATGAAACCTGCCTACAATCTTCAATTATTTAAGGATGGTGCTCCCGGAGAGTATGTGAATCCCAACTATCTTCAACTCTTTACACTGGAAAATGAAAAATGCTCGGAAGTCATCTTCTCTCTTCAGTACGGAGGACCCAATATCGGGCAGGGAGAAGAGTTTGTCAAAATCTTCGGAAACCGCAGTGTACTCAATGGATGGGCAAACATGCAGCCGACAAATTATTTGGTAAATTTATATCAGAGTACCAAAACAGGTGATTATGTTGACCCTATAATTCTGAACAAAAACCAGAATCTGGCAAATGGATCAGCTAACCCTAAAACATATGAAGGACGTGATTACCGGATGCGCAGTACTATTGTATGGAACGGGCAGAAGATGCGTACAATCACTCCTGACGGAATGACTATTGGAGACAGCCTGGCTTTTATGTTTGGTAATAAGAATGGGTATCTGGATTATAATGATAGTAGGACGGGATATATGTTCCGCAAGTTTGTCAGACAGTATGCGGGCTATTCAAGATCTAACGGACCGCAGGATTTTTATCTGATGCGTTTGCCGGATGTCTGGTTGATGTATTGTGAAGCAATGAATGAACTTCATGGCCCGTCGGATGAATTGTACAACCTGATTGACAAGATCAGGGGACGGGGAAAACTCCCTGCACTGGATCGTAATAAATTTAAGACGAAGGATACTTTTTTTGATGCGATCAAACAGGAAAGAGCTATCGAATTTGTGGCAGAGGGGCAACGGTTCTTTGACCTTAGGAGGTGGCGCCTTGCAGAAACAGTTTGGGATTACCCCAATGGCCGGGAACTACGCAGCACTTTGAATGACTTTATCCAAGATCAGTATAAGAATGCAACAGACCGTACTTTCCCAAGATATTACATTTACAATATACCGGAGGATGAGCGGGTACTGAATCCTAATCTGACTCAAAATAAACCATGGTTGTAA
- a CDS encoding helix-turn-helix domain-containing protein, with the protein MFLDKEYFDGWMQRLSERLERIEKLCAGDVEQPLSILPDGERLLDNYDLCRMLNISKRTLQRYRTSGELPYEMIYHKTFYRESDVLRFIERNFSNFRKLKKDRPAGSG; encoded by the coding sequence ATGTTTCTGGATAAGGAATATTTCGACGGATGGATGCAGCGGCTCTCGGAACGGCTGGAACGTATTGAGAAGCTGTGCGCGGGGGACGTGGAGCAACCGCTTTCCATCCTGCCTGACGGGGAGCGTCTTCTGGACAATTACGACCTGTGCCGTATGCTCAATATCAGCAAGCGCACACTCCAGCGTTACCGCACCTCGGGAGAGCTGCCTTACGAGATGATCTATCACAAGACCTTCTACCGGGAATCGGACGTCCTGCGGTTCATCGAGCGTAACTTCAGTAATTTCCGCAAGCTGAAAAAGGATCGTCCTGCCGGTTCCGGTTAG
- a CDS encoding helix-turn-helix transcriptional regulator, translated as MQTDLSIYNSLRPSFIEGVHAVKFNALSAVILRYRDYARSSEQIKAYSGDSLLMRDIASLLDEAPRPITREYQDFTPFLLLLMLSEEFHVVHYVERLVTWYFGYCCVDELRTVCTILSECSYPHHDTLRLRFKNYLREARKTLGMPVECNAAVMLKMLDASYEHLTPADVGEFEELLHLGDDYEFISRVKSNYLASDNVTELAGVCGYSSTITFRRRFQRVFGCSASSWLRQRRIERIGELLRTTHYTLQEIAYMCGFSAQSHFTDFCKRNMGSNPTSIRQEGRI; from the coding sequence ATGCAAACCGACTTATCCATTTACAACAGTCTTCGCCCTTCCTTTATAGAAGGCGTTCACGCCGTGAAGTTCAATGCTTTGTCGGCGGTCATATTGCGTTACCGGGATTATGCCCGCAGTTCCGAACAAATAAAAGCGTACTCGGGAGATTCTCTGCTGATGCGGGACATCGCCTCCTTGCTTGACGAAGCACCCCGTCCCATAACGAGGGAATACCAGGATTTCACCCCGTTCCTGCTTCTTCTGATGCTTTCGGAGGAATTTCATGTCGTCCATTACGTCGAGCGTCTTGTAACGTGGTATTTCGGCTACTGTTGTGTCGATGAACTGCGGACGGTTTGCACCATTCTGTCCGAGTGTTCCTACCCGCATCACGACACGCTGCGGCTGCGGTTCAAGAATTACCTGCGTGAAGCCCGTAAGACATTGGGTATGCCCGTTGAATGTAACGCTGCTGTCATGCTGAAAATGCTCGACGCCTCTTATGAACATCTCACTCCCGCCGATGTCGGGGAGTTCGAGGAGCTGTTGCACCTGGGGGACGATTACGAGTTCATCTCCCGTGTCAAATCGAATTATCTTGCCTCGGATAACGTCACGGAACTCGCCGGGGTTTGCGGGTATTCCAGCACGATTACCTTCCGCCGGCGTTTCCAGCGGGTTTTCGGCTGCTCGGCCTCCTCGTGGTTACGTCAGCGCCGTATCGAACGTATCGGGGAGTTGTTGCGGACGACACACTACACGTTGCAGGAAATAGCCTACATGTGCGGTTTCTCCGCCCAATCCCACTTTACGGACTTTTGCAAGCGGAATATGGGGAGCAATCCCACTTCCATCCGCCAGGAAGGTCGGATCTGA
- a CDS encoding heparinase II/III domain-containing protein, whose translation MRTIKFLLLYILLSLVGGIEANAQLKHLDKTANFGEHPRLLLFDSDIQQIKSNIEKNELWRKIDDVIQSEARKLFEVDALKRVQKGRRILEVSREALRRIFYLSYSYRMTSDERFKARAEKEMLAIAGFEDWNPSHFLDVAEMTLAMAIGYDWLYRDLPESSKSEIKEAIIKKGIDTSFSTDNNSWLSSGHNWNQVCNTGMAYGAIAVYEDIPEIAKVVVDRAISSIALPMKGYAPDGAYPEGFTYWSYGTSFNVLFLSAIEKLFHTDFGLSSMEGFLPSAYFIENMITPSKESFNYGDSGDATSLNPTLFWFADKMHDSTVLWSQYYYLTKKKSSSFTKNRILPALMIWGKNIDLDRILPPSRNLWVGQGVTPVGSMRTSWTDSNAIFVGLKTGRAGANHSHMDIGSFIMEADGVRWAIDLGPQDYTSLETIGIDLWNRKQNSQRWDVYRYNNFSHNTLAFDKKKQDVGGYTRINSYGDSPGFMHLISDLTNAYKGQVKSCWRGIAIVDNRFVVVQDEIESLDKATELTWSMVTKATVRKLDDYSLELTEGTKKMIFRVETNQKIKLKTAPAKSSNSYDAPNDGVTIIGFETLIPASTQVNYCVKLIPQKAKAKYKTTPLKEWK comes from the coding sequence ATGAGAACAATTAAATTTCTATTATTATACATACTTCTATCCCTCGTTGGAGGGATAGAAGCAAATGCCCAGTTGAAGCATTTGGATAAAACAGCGAATTTTGGAGAGCATCCCCGATTACTGTTATTTGATAGTGATATTCAACAAATAAAAAGTAATATTGAAAAGAATGAACTATGGCGGAAGATAGATGATGTCATTCAGTCGGAAGCTCGTAAACTCTTTGAAGTGGATGCTTTGAAGAGAGTACAGAAAGGACGTAGAATTCTGGAGGTTTCACGTGAGGCCTTGCGGAGGATCTTTTATCTGTCTTATTCCTATCGCATGACTTCGGATGAACGATTTAAAGCGAGGGCAGAGAAAGAAATGCTGGCCATTGCTGGTTTTGAAGACTGGAATCCTTCTCACTTCCTGGATGTGGCAGAAATGACCTTGGCTATGGCAATCGGTTATGACTGGTTATATCGTGATTTGCCGGAGTCTTCAAAAAGTGAAATCAAAGAAGCCATTATCAAGAAAGGAATAGACACCTCATTCAGTACAGATAACAATAGTTGGCTTTCTTCCGGTCATAACTGGAATCAAGTGTGCAACACCGGAATGGCCTATGGAGCCATAGCAGTTTATGAAGATATACCGGAAATAGCAAAAGTAGTCGTAGATAGAGCTATCTCTTCTATCGCTTTACCAATGAAGGGATATGCTCCGGATGGTGCTTATCCCGAAGGGTTTACCTATTGGTCTTATGGTACCAGTTTCAATGTGCTGTTCCTGTCTGCTATTGAAAAACTCTTTCATACTGATTTCGGGCTGTCTTCAATGGAAGGTTTTCTGCCTTCTGCCTATTTCATCGAGAATATGATAACTCCTTCGAAAGAAAGTTTTAATTATGGCGACAGTGGTGATGCCACTTCTTTGAATCCTACTCTTTTTTGGTTTGCAGATAAGATGCATGATTCGACTGTGTTGTGGAGTCAATATTATTACCTGACTAAAAAGAAAAGCAGTTCATTTACAAAAAACAGAATCCTCCCAGCATTGATGATATGGGGAAAGAACATCGACCTGGACCGTATTCTTCCACCATCCCGGAATTTATGGGTTGGACAGGGTGTAACTCCGGTAGGTTCTATGAGAACTTCCTGGACAGATTCCAATGCCATCTTTGTCGGACTTAAAACCGGACGTGCCGGAGCCAACCATTCCCATATGGATATAGGGTCATTTATCATGGAAGCAGATGGAGTGCGCTGGGCAATCGATCTTGGACCACAGGATTATACTTCTTTAGAAACGATAGGAATTGATTTGTGGAACAGAAAGCAGAATTCACAGCGATGGGATGTTTATCGATATAATAACTTCTCCCATAATACATTGGCATTTGATAAGAAAAAACAAGATGTAGGCGGATATACCCGTATTAATAGCTATGGCGATTCTCCCGGATTCATGCATCTTATTTCGGACTTGACGAATGCGTATAAAGGGCAGGTGAAATCTTGCTGGAGAGGGATTGCCATTGTTGATAATCGCTTTGTGGTAGTGCAGGATGAAATCGAGTCATTGGATAAAGCGACAGAATTGACTTGGTCAATGGTTACCAAAGCCACTGTCAGAAAACTGGATGATTACAGTCTGGAACTGACTGAAGGGACAAAGAAAATGATTTTCAGAGTAGAGACTAATCAGAAAATCAAACTGAAAACTGCTCCTGCTAAATCTTCCAATTCTTACGATGCTCCTAATGATGGTGTAACCATAATTGGTTTTGAAACTCTAATACCTGCCTCTACGCAGGTGAACTATTGTGTGAAACTGATCCCACAGAAAGCAAAGGCGAAGTATAAAACAACTCCGTTGAAAGAGTGGAAGTAA
- a CDS encoding DUF4466 family protein, which yields MKKIIWFSLYLLLYTVTVVFYSSCSDDESPLRNDLLRKDAGPVLVGNTLEFAYAIGSTDGTSIKAVEITASFPGAEGTGIAMNSRYTNPNNGEEEEVRIATETSTEGTVSKAYIVDTIAATIRYFYVVPKEARGNKIRFHFRSITEGGEATIQSPEYTVSSVEIFKNLSLSSGERNCFSLETMQSYSVAQVEELGIADKIDFIYTFKSTMGSGWSFAHGLVAPSNEKGYLYPVEIPSGATNRTLMEKRYWPDGQLKTSGVPTIYVDEIDLRQAALDGVTTHAYELGQDQGVLIKSHDQKYIAYLYINETSSNLQRMNFAIKRLTLK from the coding sequence ATGAAAAAGATAATTTGGTTTTCGCTGTATTTACTGCTGTATACTGTTACAGTGGTGTTCTATTCGTCTTGTTCTGACGATGAAAGCCCTTTGAGAAATGATCTCTTACGGAAAGATGCAGGCCCGGTTCTGGTGGGAAATACATTAGAGTTTGCCTATGCGATAGGGTCTACTGACGGTACTTCGATAAAGGCTGTAGAGATAACAGCATCCTTTCCGGGTGCCGAAGGAACGGGAATTGCCATGAATAGCAGATATACCAATCCTAATAACGGAGAAGAAGAGGAAGTGCGTATTGCTACAGAAACAAGTACCGAAGGAACAGTCTCCAAGGCTTATATTGTTGATACGATTGCTGCAACTATACGCTATTTTTATGTAGTGCCTAAAGAAGCCAGAGGAAATAAGATAAGGTTTCATTTTCGTAGTATAACCGAAGGTGGTGAGGCTACTATTCAGTCTCCTGAATATACAGTGAGTAGTGTGGAAATCTTTAAGAATCTGTCATTGTCGTCCGGTGAGAGGAACTGTTTTTCTTTGGAGACAATGCAATCTTATTCCGTGGCTCAAGTAGAGGAATTGGGTATTGCCGACAAGATTGATTTTATATATACGTTTAAATCGACGATGGGTTCCGGATGGTCATTTGCTCATGGACTGGTGGCCCCGTCCAATGAGAAAGGATATTTATATCCTGTTGAAATCCCGTCGGGAGCAACCAACCGCACTTTGATGGAGAAAAGGTATTGGCCTGATGGTCAACTAAAGACTAGTGGCGTGCCTACGATATACGTCGATGAGATTGATCTGCGCCAGGCGGCGTTGGATGGAGTTACTACACATGCTTATGAGTTAGGACAAGATCAGGGAGTGCTGATAAAGAGTCATGATCAGAAGTATATCGCCTATTTGTATATCAACGAGACAAGCAGTAACCTGCAACGTATGAATTTTGCGATAAAGCGTTTAACTTTAAAATAG
- a CDS encoding SusC/RagA family TonB-linked outer membrane protein, which yields MSVVNLPVREVIRNIEKQTDYRFFYSENLKDLDKPVSIKCENVGIESAMQKILSGTSLDYKINENRVVSIVPKTQSKERPERLTGSIVDEKGIPLIGVSVLIKGSSQGTITDIDGKFHLDNVDPSSTVVFSYIGYETIEKPVNGKRELAVILKENSHLLKEVVVVGYGAQRKVNLSGAVSMVSVDEQLSGRSISSTSTALSGLVPGLMVQQSSGMAGKDGATLRVRGLGTVNNSVPLIVVDGIPDIEIDRIDMNDIESISVLKDASSSAVYGSRAANGVILITTKKGKSGRVNVNYSGNFSVGKATGFYDFLADYPRALTLHNQAATNGNSGAIYKDGTIDEWMAKGMVDPLLYPNTDWWDVIFRSPFTQNHSLSATGGNDKGTYYLSIGLLDQEGLMINNDYRRYSFRVNVDQKIGNHFKVGLNAAGQWSDQVYPLDEGLLSYGNASTWEMVRTVAGILPQHPVTGEYGGAMAYGEDILASNLLAKYSINNNKLERKDFNGMAFLEWKPVSFLQFRADYGLTYRNDFTKSWSMPTILQNFQTGLAGYETVTKSTGITDYTRERTKTILNLHAIYNQEIFSGHNLRFQFIYSEEYWHERSQSSSRNDRFHPNLTEIDGAGVTTQSTGGSSSKEGLRSIVTKLNYDILDKYMLQALIRWDASSKFSKGHQWGTFPSVSAAWRFSEEGFFEPLKDIVSNGKIRMSWGKVGNNSGVDRYYQKDTYSSYPYTFGNNVLVEGYAPYKLIDPNFTWESTAMTNLGLELSFFNNRLKMELDLYNKLTTSMIRPGQVSRLLSGLEAPDRNIGEMRNRGAEISLSWQDQIADFSYGVGINYSYNKNKLLKWNERLGRGDKFLGYPYEMVYTYKAIGIVQTWEEVANAPYQSDNLAPGDLLMEDINGDGMIDSNDKVAMPNSMRYIPTSDFSISFNADWKGFDLSMLFQGNAGRKNFWLDNFNNVNVYTSRYAFQEHHLDTWSPDNRGAKFPRLTSGSNGGFNQEQSTFWLYSCDYIRLKNIQLGYRIPSKILKNIGVNSVRIHVSAENLFTITKWPGLDPEKLPKSGSEIPYPLMKNYSLGINITL from the coding sequence TTGAGTGTTGTTAACCTCCCTGTTAGAGAAGTAATCAGAAACATCGAAAAGCAGACTGATTATCGTTTCTTCTATTCGGAGAATCTGAAAGATCTGGATAAACCGGTTTCTATCAAATGTGAGAATGTAGGAATAGAATCCGCCATGCAGAAGATTTTATCCGGCACCTCTTTAGATTATAAGATAAATGAAAACCGGGTTGTTTCAATTGTTCCTAAAACTCAATCGAAAGAAAGACCAGAACGATTGACCGGTTCTATCGTTGACGAAAAAGGAATTCCTTTGATTGGTGTGTCTGTACTAATAAAAGGCTCTTCACAAGGCACTATCACTGATATTGACGGAAAATTTCATCTTGACAATGTAGATCCTTCTTCAACGGTTGTCTTTTCGTATATAGGTTATGAAACAATTGAAAAACCTGTAAACGGGAAAAGAGAATTAGCCGTTATCCTGAAGGAAAATTCTCATTTACTGAAAGAAGTAGTAGTTGTTGGTTATGGTGCACAGCGAAAAGTAAACTTATCGGGAGCGGTATCAATGGTATCCGTTGATGAGCAACTATCCGGCAGGTCTATTTCAAGCACTTCTACTGCATTAAGTGGATTGGTACCGGGATTGATGGTGCAGCAGTCCAGCGGTATGGCAGGGAAGGATGGGGCTACTTTGAGAGTACGCGGACTGGGAACTGTCAACAATTCTGTTCCTCTGATTGTAGTTGACGGTATCCCTGACATAGAGATAGATCGGATTGATATGAATGACATAGAAAGTATTTCTGTATTGAAAGACGCTTCCTCGTCAGCAGTATATGGTTCCAGAGCAGCCAATGGCGTTATTTTGATTACAACCAAAAAAGGGAAATCAGGGCGGGTAAACGTGAATTATTCAGGTAATTTCTCCGTTGGAAAAGCGACCGGTTTCTATGATTTTTTAGCAGACTATCCAAGGGCACTGACGTTGCATAACCAAGCAGCGACAAATGGTAATAGTGGAGCTATTTATAAAGATGGAACAATTGATGAATGGATGGCGAAGGGAATGGTCGATCCGCTGTTGTATCCTAATACTGATTGGTGGGATGTCATCTTCCGCTCTCCTTTTACACAGAATCACAGTTTGTCTGCTACGGGTGGAAATGATAAGGGAACTTATTATCTGTCTATCGGTTTATTAGATCAGGAAGGATTGATGATTAATAACGATTACAGACGCTATTCTTTCCGTGTTAATGTAGATCAGAAAATTGGCAACCATTTTAAAGTAGGTCTGAATGCCGCAGGGCAATGGTCGGATCAGGTATATCCCCTAGATGAAGGATTACTTTCTTACGGGAATGCTTCAACATGGGAAATGGTCAGAACAGTGGCAGGTATCTTACCGCAACATCCGGTGACAGGGGAGTATGGTGGGGCTATGGCCTATGGTGAAGATATTTTGGCCAGTAACCTTTTGGCAAAATATAGTATAAACAACAATAAGCTGGAACGCAAAGACTTTAATGGTATGGCTTTTTTGGAGTGGAAACCTGTATCGTTTCTCCAGTTTAGGGCAGATTATGGTTTGACTTACCGGAATGACTTTACAAAATCATGGAGTATGCCTACTATCTTACAGAACTTTCAAACAGGCTTAGCTGGTTATGAAACTGTAACTAAGAGTACCGGCATCACAGATTACACGCGCGAACGTACGAAGACAATCCTGAACCTGCATGCTATCTACAATCAGGAAATTTTCAGCGGGCATAATCTGCGCTTCCAGTTTATATATTCTGAAGAATATTGGCATGAAAGATCACAAAGTAGTTCCCGTAATGACAGGTTTCACCCGAATCTGACTGAAATAGACGGTGCGGGAGTGACCACTCAATCTACAGGCGGTTCGTCTAGCAAAGAGGGGTTACGTTCTATTGTGACTAAATTGAACTACGATATACTTGATAAGTATATGCTACAGGCATTGATACGTTGGGATGCATCGTCCAAGTTCTCCAAAGGTCACCAATGGGGAACATTCCCTTCTGTATCTGCTGCGTGGCGTTTCTCGGAAGAAGGATTTTTTGAACCTTTAAAGGATATTGTATCTAACGGAAAAATCAGAATGTCTTGGGGGAAAGTCGGAAATAATTCAGGGGTAGACCGTTATTATCAGAAAGATACATATAGTTCTTACCCATATACGTTCGGAAATAATGTATTGGTGGAAGGTTATGCTCCTTATAAATTGATTGACCCCAATTTTACCTGGGAATCTACTGCTATGACAAATCTGGGATTGGAACTTTCTTTCTTCAACAATCGCTTGAAGATGGAACTGGACTTATATAATAAACTGACTACAAGTATGATTCGTCCGGGACAAGTATCCAGGTTATTGTCGGGGCTGGAAGCACCCGACAGGAATATCGGAGAGATGAGAAACAGGGGAGCGGAGATTTCTCTTTCCTGGCAAGATCAGATTGCTGATTTCTCTTATGGTGTTGGTATCAACTATTCATATAATAAGAATAAACTGCTTAAATGGAATGAACGATTGGGACGCGGAGATAAGTTCCTGGGTTATCCTTACGAGATGGTCTATACCTACAAGGCGATCGGAATTGTACAAACGTGGGAAGAGGTGGCCAATGCTCCTTACCAAAGTGATAACTTAGCTCCGGGAGATCTTTTGATGGAAGACATCAATGGTGACGGAATGATTGACAGTAATGATAAAGTGGCTATGCCCAATAGTATGCGCTACATTCCGACAAGTGACTTTAGTATAAGTTTCAATGCAGATTGGAAAGGATTCGATTTGAGTATGCTTTTCCAGGGAAATGCGGGACGAAAGAATTTCTGGCTGGATAATTTCAATAATGTAAATGTATATACTTCTCGTTATGCTTTTCAGGAGCATCATTTGGATACTTGGTCACCTGATAACCGGGGAGCGAAATTTCCACGTCTGACATCGGGGAGTAATGGTGGATTTAATCAGGAACAATCTACGTTCTGGTTATACTCATGTGACTATATCCGATTGAAGAATATCCAGTTAGGATATAGAATACCGTCAAAGATTCTCAAAAATATAGGTGTAAACTCCGTGCGCATACATGTATCAGCAGAGAATCTGTTTACGATAACCAAATGGCCGGGATTGGATCCGGAGAAACTTCCTAAAAGTGGTTCGGAGATTCCTTACCCGCTTATGAAAAACTATTCTTTAGGTATAAATATAACGCTTTAA
- a CDS encoding RteC domain-containing protein, whose amino-acid sequence MIAFIEKLNSEVLRSIERIESRDTDVLKKSLEASRVLGEAFDRLKQYIIGYRFQNDDEEIKFFKEIKPRLFCRLIYYRKLYNIEMNRPVGSIEAQREYLDAHVRAINAYTQKRLDFIRYFRSGATHLDSLYFLRGQTDTEQYLETFYYELDPQFSTNADFKVAKILANDMLSVYLMGELESLESTNLRNMVLPLSDVRPTWQDSKTDLTELIYLLDSKGCFGNVPLTQLASYISNAFNVHLDMNLSRTFCDMKIRNNPTPWLDKAKEALLKRMQTWKRNKKNGNSE is encoded by the coding sequence ATGATTGCATTTATAGAAAAATTAAACAGCGAAGTCCTGCGGAGTATCGAACGTATCGAATCGCGGGATACCGACGTGTTGAAAAAGTCGCTTGAAGCGTCACGTGTCCTGGGAGAAGCGTTCGACCGTTTGAAACAATATATCATCGGCTACCGTTTTCAAAACGATGACGAGGAAATAAAGTTCTTCAAAGAAATCAAACCTCGTCTTTTTTGCCGTCTGATCTATTACCGCAAGCTCTACAATATCGAGATGAACCGTCCGGTAGGAAGTATCGAGGCACAACGGGAGTACCTGGACGCCCATGTTCGGGCCATCAACGCGTACACGCAGAAACGCCTCGACTTTATCCGCTATTTCCGCAGCGGCGCTACACACCTGGACAGCCTCTATTTCCTGCGCGGGCAGACCGACACGGAGCAATACCTGGAAACCTTCTACTATGAACTCGACCCGCAGTTTTCGACAAACGCGGATTTCAAGGTGGCGAAAATCCTGGCCAACGATATGTTGTCGGTTTATCTTATGGGCGAATTGGAATCACTGGAGAGCACGAACCTCCGGAACATGGTTCTGCCATTGTCTGACGTGCGTCCGACATGGCAGGACTCGAAGACGGATCTGACGGAACTTATTTACCTGCTCGACAGTAAAGGCTGTTTCGGCAATGTGCCACTCACGCAACTTGCCAGCTACATTTCCAACGCTTTCAACGTACACCTCGACATGAACCTTTCGAGGACATTCTGCGATATGAAAATCCGAAACAACCCGACACCGTGGCTTGACAAGGCGAAAGAGGCCCTGCTTAAACGTATGCAGACGTGGAAGCGAAACAAGAAAAACGGCAATTCCGAGTAG